One segment of Eschrichtius robustus isolate mEscRob2 chromosome 3, mEscRob2.pri, whole genome shotgun sequence DNA contains the following:
- the C3H1orf174 gene encoding UPF0688 protein C1orf174 homolog yields MRSRKLAGGVRSSARLRARSCLATSASAQEARVATSARTACQPSSSHKATDRRTSKKFKYDKGHLVKSEFQKAIPQSDSTAAPTAPPETPGQREPLASAEDRARLPGKEASGSAPQGTAGLPRGHCGAMSDACPAETEDRPPPPRCGAPAGGESDGGCPERDGAAADPEQSHSPPLQMDNSVLLDDDSNQPMPVSRFFGNVELMQDLPPASSSCPSMSRREFRKMHFRAKDDDDDDADGAET; encoded by the exons ATGAGGAGCCGGAAG CTGGCAGGTGGAGTGCGGTCGTCGGCGCGCCTCCGAGCCCGGAGCTGCTTGGCCACGTCGGCCTCGGCCCAGGAAGCCCGCGTCGCCACGTCTGCCCGGACGGCATGTCAG CCTTCCTCATCACACAAAGCCACCGACAGGCGAACGTCCAAGAAGTTCAAGTACGACAAAGGTCATCTTGTGAAGTCGGAATTCCAGAAAGCCATCCCCCAGAGTGACAGCACCGCTGCGCCCACAGCGCCCCCCGAGACCCCGGGTCAACGCGAGCCTCTGGCATCGGCCGAGGACAGGGCCAGGCTTCCGGGAAAGGAAGCCAGCGGCTCCGCTCCTCAGGGGACCGCAGGACTCCCCCGGGGGCACTGTGGGGCCATGAGTGACGCCTGCCCGGCGGAGACTGAGGACAGGCCGCCCCCGCCGAGATGCGGGGCCCCCGCGGGAGGAGAGTCCGACGGTGGCTGCCCCGAGAGGGACGGGGCGGCGGCGGACCCGGAGCAGAGCCACTCGCCTCCGCTGCAGATGGACAACAGCGTCCTTCTCGACGACGACAGCAACCAGCCGATGCCAGTGAGCCGCTTCTTCGGAAACGTCGAGCTCATGCAG GACCTCCCGCCCGCATCGTCATCCTGCCCTTCGATGAGCAGACGCGAATTCAGGAAAATGCATTTCAGAGCCAAAGACGACGATGACGATGATGCCGACGGTGCAGAAACATAG